The following are encoded in a window of Saccharothrix longispora genomic DNA:
- a CDS encoding NUDIX hydrolase translates to MGLAGHEVLAAVLQVRAGSLQVMLWRRAREPHAHRWSLPGGGLGDAEDVESSIRRQLAEKVDVRQLSHVEQLAVFSNPARVPGPRVVATAFLGLVPSDIDPVVPSDTEWHPVDSLPPTAFDHESICRRARSRLASKLSYTNLGFALAPPEFTISALRSLYSAALGYAVSATNLQRVLARRGLLEPTGATAPPGPSGGRPAALFRFSSGEMRVTDPFAVLRPPATRSLGP, encoded by the coding sequence GTGGGTCTCGCGGGACATGAGGTGTTGGCCGCAGTGCTCCAGGTGAGAGCCGGATCACTCCAGGTCATGTTGTGGCGACGCGCGCGGGAACCGCACGCTCACCGCTGGTCACTGCCCGGAGGCGGTCTGGGGGATGCCGAGGACGTCGAGTCGTCGATCCGGCGCCAACTGGCGGAGAAGGTCGACGTGCGGCAGTTGTCACACGTGGAGCAGCTCGCCGTCTTCAGCAACCCCGCCCGGGTGCCCGGACCGCGCGTCGTGGCGACCGCGTTCCTCGGCCTGGTGCCCTCCGACATCGACCCCGTCGTGCCGTCGGACACCGAGTGGCACCCCGTGGACTCCCTGCCCCCCACCGCGTTCGACCACGAGTCGATCTGCCGCCGCGCCCGCAGCAGGCTCGCGTCCAAGCTGTCCTACACCAACCTCGGCTTCGCGCTGGCGCCGCCGGAGTTCACCATCTCCGCGCTGCGGTCGCTGTACTCGGCGGCGCTGGGCTACGCGGTGTCCGCGACGAACCTCCAGCGCGTGCTGGCCCGCCGGGGCCTGCTCGAACCCACCGGCGCCACCGCGCCGCCCGGTCCGTCCGGCGGCCGGCCCGCGGCGCTGTTCCGCTTCTCCTCGGGGGAGATGCGGGTCACGGACCCGTTCGCCGTGCTGCGGCCACCCGCCACCCGTAGCTTGGGTCCGTGA
- a CDS encoding LON peptidase substrate-binding domain-containing protein gives MTTTLPLFPLGTVLLPGASLPLHVFEPRYRQLTVDLVTGAVPDRTFGVVSIKQGWEVGAENVEALQAIGCTAVLQDAKRLPDGRFDLTTRGGRRFRLLEVDEDSAPYLVGSVEWLPDAATPPELEAALPLLAAGARAAHGRYREAAYQGNGHRPPADDTSPDELAYALAADCLLTMEDRQHLLEETSPARRLRVVRQVMHREAGILTALSAVPAPLSELGHLPHRN, from the coding sequence GTGACCACGACGCTCCCCCTGTTCCCGCTGGGTACCGTGCTGCTGCCCGGGGCGTCCCTGCCGCTGCACGTGTTCGAGCCCAGGTACCGCCAGCTGACGGTGGACCTCGTGACGGGCGCCGTGCCGGACCGGACGTTCGGCGTCGTGTCGATCAAGCAGGGCTGGGAGGTGGGGGCGGAGAACGTCGAGGCGCTCCAGGCGATCGGCTGCACGGCCGTGCTCCAGGACGCGAAGCGCCTGCCGGACGGCCGCTTCGACCTGACCACGCGGGGAGGGCGGCGGTTCCGCCTGCTGGAGGTCGACGAGGACAGCGCCCCGTACCTGGTCGGCTCGGTCGAGTGGCTGCCCGACGCCGCGACCCCACCCGAGCTGGAGGCGGCCCTCCCGCTGCTGGCCGCCGGCGCCCGCGCCGCCCACGGCCGCTACCGGGAAGCCGCCTACCAGGGCAACGGCCACCGCCCGCCGGCGGACGACACCAGTCCCGACGAACTCGCCTACGCCCTGGCCGCCGACTGCCTGCTCACCATGGAGGACCGCCAGCACCTGCTGGAGGAGACCTCGCCGGCCCGCCGGCTGCGCGTCGTCCGCCAGGTCATGCACCGCGAGGCGGGCATCCTGACGGCGTTGAGCGCGGTCCCGGCCCCGCTGTCGGAACTGGGCCACCTCCCCCACCGCAACTGA